CGAACAGATTGAAACCCACCGGCGGTGTGATCTGCGCCATCTCGACCACGACAACGAGGAAAATGCCGAACCAGATCAGATCGATCCCGGCAGCCTCGACCGTCGGCAGCAGCACCCCCATCGTCAGCACCACGATCGAGATGCCGTCGAGAAAGCAGCCGAGGACGATGAAGAAAAGGGCCAGCGCGAGCACCAGCTCCCACTGCGCCAGGCCCAGCGAACCGATCCAGGTCGCGACGTGGCGCGGCAGGCCGAGATAGCCCATCGCCAGCGTCAGAAACGCGGCACCCGCCAGGATCAGCGCGATCATGCAGTACATGCGCGTGGCCCCCAGCAGGCTGTCGCGGAAGGTCTGCCAGCTGAGCGCCCCTTGGGCGGCGGCGATCAACAGCGCCCCCACCACGCCGACGGCCGCCGCCTCGGTCGCGGTGGCGATGCCGGTGTAGATCGTGCCGAGCACCCCCGCGATGAGCAACAGCACCGGCAGCAAATGGCGGCTGGCGCGCAGCCGTTCCCCCAGCGACAGCGTTTCGCCCTCCTGCGGAATGGCGCGGGGGTGCAGCAGCGACCACACCATCACGTACCCCATGAACAAGGCCGCAAGCAGCAGCCCCGGCAGAATGCCGGCGACAAAGAGCCGCGCGATCGAGACATTTGCCGTCACGCCGTAGACGATCATGATGATCGACGGCGGGATGAGCAGCCCCAGCGTGCTGGCACCCGCGAGTGTGCCCAGGCTCATCGCATCGGGGTAGCCGCGCCGCTGCAGCTCGGGCAACGTCATCTTGCCGACCGTCGCGCAGGTCGCCGCCGACGAACCCGACACGGCCGCAAACAGCGTGCTGCCCAGGATGTTGGTGTGCAGCAGTCGGCCCGGCAGGCGCTGCAACCATGGCGCCAGGCCGCGGAACATGTCCTCCGACAAGCGCGTGCGAAACAGGATTTCGCCCATCCAGACGAACAGCGGCAGGGCGGTGAGCGTCCACGAGGACGAAGCTCCCCAGATCGTGATCGCCATCGCGTCACCGACGGCGCGGGGCGTGAACAGCTCCATGCCGATCCACGCCACGCCGACCAACGCCAAACCGATCCACACCCCCGCGGCCAGCGTGACGAGCAACGCGCCGATGAGCACCAGCGTGACGATCAAGTCCATGATGAAACGCTCCGCGTCATTCGATACGCGCCGGCTCGTCACCGGCGTCGGGGTGCGGCGCGCGTCCACGCGCGTGTTCCGCCAACTGGACGGCCATCGCGAGCGCGAACAGCACCGTCCCGACCGCCATACCGAGCTGCGGAATCCACAACGGGGTGGCGTCCAGGCCCGTCGAGATGTCGTGGAACGCGTGGCTCTGCCAGACGAGCCGCACCGAGAACCAGGCGAGGCCCCCGGCCAGCAGCAGCCCCAGCGCGTGCACCGCGACCTCGACCCCGCGGCGGGCGGGCGCGGGCAGCCGCTGCAGCAGCAGCGTCACGCGGATGTGTTCACCCCGCCGCAGGGTGGCCGGCAGCGCCAGAAAGGCCGCCGCGGCCATGCTGTAGCCCGCGTAGGCATCGGCGCCCGGCAGGGCCAACACTGGCAGAAGCCGTCCAACGATGCTCACCAGCACCATCGCCAACGTGCCGATCAGAAACACCCCTGCCACCCAGGCGGCCACTTCGAACAGGCGATCGAAAGCTTTCACGGCCCGCCCCTCTGGTCTGGGCCGTCAGCGGCGGTACGCGTCCAGCACGGCGGCGCCTTCCGGCCCCGCCTGCCGAGACCATTCCTGCACCATCGTCTCGCCGATCTTGCGCAGATCCGCTTGCAATTGCGGCGAACCGCGCGACACCGTCATGCCGTTCTTGCGCAGCTGCTCCAGGTACCAGGCGGTCTTCTCTTCGCTTTCCTTCCAGCCGCGCGCCTCGGCGTCGGCCGCGGCCTTGAGCACCGCGTCCTGCGTCGGCTTGTCCAGCGCCTCGAACGCTCGCTTCGAGACGAAGACGACGTTCTTGGGCAGCCACGCCGCCACGTCGTAGTAGTACTTGACCTGTTCCCACACCTTGCTGTCGTAGCCGGTGGCGCCGGAGGTCATGAACGCGTTGACGGCGCCGGTGGCCAGCGCCTGCGACAGCTCGGCGGCCTGAATCGTGACCGGCTGCGCCCCCACGAGCTGGGCGATCCGGCTGGTGTTGGGGTTGTAGGCGCGCCACTTGGCCCCCTTGAGGTCCGCGGCCGATTCGATCGGCTTGGCGCTGAAGATCCCCTGCGGCGGCCAAGGCACGGCGTAGAGCACCTTGAGCCCCTGCTTGTCCAACGCGGCCTCGACGGCCGGACGCGAGGCCTGCCACAGTTTGCGGGCGTCCGCGTAGCTGGTCGCCAGGAACGGGATGGAGTCGATGCCGAACAACGGGTTTTCGTTGGAGAAGTTGGAGATCAGCACTTCGCCGATCTGGGCCTGCCCGCCCTGCACGGCGCGCTTGATTTCGTTGGCTTTGAACAGCGACCCGTTGTCGTGCACGGTGATCGTGAGCTTGCCGCCGGTGGCGCGCTCGATGTCCTTGACGAACATCAGGATGTTGGCGGTGTGGAAGTTGCCCGCCGGATAGGCGGTGGGCATGTCCCACTTGACGGCCTGGGCGGCCGCGGTGACGTGGGCGACCGCCAGCGTGGCGGCAGCGGCAAAGGAGGCAAGCGTGGCGCGCATCGGTAACTCCTGCTGTCTGAGAAGAGAAGGGGTACGGCTTCGAACCGCCCAACGCCGGACGGCAGGGAAACGGTAACACCACGCATGTAAAACGTCAACGTTTTGTGATCGTTTTTTTGTTATGGTTTACCATGAGACGGTGGGGTGCGCGGCGCGGCGTGTTGCACAATCCGCCCAGTGCCCATTCCACCCGGCCCGCCATTTGCCATGACACCCCCGCATTCCGCTCCACCGCCGGCCACCGAGACCCCCTCGCCCGACCGTCCCATCGTCTCGTCGGCGCACCTGGTGTCCGAAAAGTCGCCGGAGCTGTCGGAGTTCGAGTTCGGGCTGATCATCGCGGCCCACGCCTTCAACCGCTGGCTCATCCGCTGCATGGGCGCCGCGGGTGTCAAGGACATGACGCCCACCGACGTGCTGGTCCTGCACCACATCAATCACCGCCGCACGCCCAAGCGGCTGTCCGATATCGCCTTCGTGCTCAATATCGAAGACGCGCACGTCGTGTCCTACTCGGTGCGCAAGCTGCAGGGCATGGGACTGGTGTGCGGCGCCAAGCGTGGCAAGGAGGTCTTTTACGCCACGACCGACGAGGGCCACGCCTTATGCCTGCGTTACCGGGCGGTGCGGGAAGCGTGCCTGATGCCCGGCTTTTCCGGCACGGCCGATGAAAACCGGCGCTTGGCGGAGGTCGCCCGCACGCTGCGGCAGCTCTCCGGCCGCTACGACCAGGCGGCCCGCGCGGCCACGGCGTATTGAATTCGTCCCTGTCAACCGTACCCCGGCACAGGGGTCACGGCGTGCGCACCACAACAACTCAGCCCCCAGCGCAAAGCGCGCTGGCAACGCACCTGGCCCCAAACGAACGGGCGCGGGACGCAACCTTCGACCCGCGCCAATGTGAACCGCACCCGGGCTCCCGCACTGCCGCTGGCTGCAGCGGGCTTCAACCCACGCCGATGTGGACAGCACACCGCTGCGGTGTCCGTTCAAACGCAGCTGCTCCCTGTTGATCGCGGTCTATTCCCTGACGTAAACGAGGGCATTTTTTCGTTTTCAGAATTTTCTGAAATTTCCGTTCATACTGTCCGCACTGTCAGTCCTTACTTCCCCGCCACCGACATGGACAACATGACCCCCTTGGTGCGCAGCTTCGTGGCGCATTTCGGTGAGATGGGCAGCCGTTGGGGCATCAACCGCACCGTCGGGCAGATTTATGCGCTGCTGTTCGTGTCGCCACGGCCGCTCAACGCCGAGGAGATCGCCGAGCGGCTGGCGTTCTCGCGCTCCAACGTCAGCATGGGCCTCAAAGAGCTGCAAGCGTGGCGTTTGGTGCGCTTGCGGCACTTCAGCGGCGATCGCCGTGACTATTTCGAGGCTCCCACCGACCCGTGGGAGATTTTGCGCACGCTGGCCGAAGAGCGTCGCCGCCGCGAGATCGAGCCCACACTGTCGATGCTACGCAATGCGCTGCTCGAGACACCCACGAACGAGGAAGACCGCATCGCGCAAGAGCGCATGAAGGGCATGCACGACCTGATCGAGCTGGTGACGACGTGGTTTGATGACGTGCAGCGGCTCGATGCGCAAACCCTGGCCCAGTTGATGAGAATGGGCGCTCGCGTAGGCAAATTGCTTGAATACGCCGGCAAGCTGCGCGCACCCGCCGCTTTGCCTCGCTAGCGCGTTGCTGTTGTAGACCGCGAGGAACGCCATGGACGCTTTGCTGCTGGCTCGGCTGCAGTTTGCCGCCAATGTCACCTTCCATATTCTGTTTCCCACGATCACCATCGCCCTGTGCTGGGTGCTGCTCTTTTTCCGCTGGCGGTGGCTGCGCACGCAAGATGCGGCTTGGCTGGGTGCCTACCGCTTCTGGACCAAGGTCTTTGCGCTGAGCTTTGCGCTGGGTGTCGTCTCTGGCATCACCATGAGCTTTCAGTTCGGCACCAACTGGCCGGGCTTCATGGAGCGCGTGGGCAACGTCGCGGGGCCGCTGCTGGGTTACGAAGTGCTCACCGCGTTTTTCCTGGAGGCCACCTTCCTCGGCATCATGCTCTTTGGACACGGCAAAGTCAGCGAGCGGGTAACGCTGCTGGCGACCTTTTTGGTGGCGCTGGGCACGACAATGAGCGCGTTCTGGATCCTGAGTCTGAACTCCTGGATGCAGACCCCGGCGGGCTACGAAATCATCGACGGCGTTTTCCACGTCACGAGTTGGGCACAGGTTGTCTTTAACCCCTCCTTTCCCTACCGCTTGGCGCACATGTTGCTCGCGTCGGGCCTGACGGTGGCGTTTTTGCTCGCCGGGCTCAGCGCCTGGCAGGTGCTGCGCGGCAAAGCCAACGCCGCCACACCCAAAGCCATGCGCACGGGCTTGACGTTGGGGGCGGTGCTCATCCCGCTGCAAATCCTCGTGGGCGACCTGCACGGTCTCAACACCCTGCAACACCAACCCCAAAAGATCGCCGCCATCGAAGCGGTGTGGGAAACCGAGCGGGGCGCGCCGCTGCTGTTGTTTGCCTGGCCGGATGAGGCCTCCCGCAGCAATCGGTACGAGCTGGGCATCCCCAAAGGGGCCAGCCTGATCCTGACTCACGAGCTCGATGGCGAGATTCGCGGACTCAACGAGTTCATCGGTGCGCACCCGCCCGTGGCACCTGTCTTCTTTGGTTTTCGCATCATGGTTGGGGTGGGCATCCTGATGCTGCTGAGCAGTTGGTGCGGCTGGTGGATGCTGCGTCGCCGTGGCTGGGACCCTCGTCGCTTGCCGCGCCCACTTCTGTGGAGCCTGAGCGCGATGAGCTTCTCGGGCTGGGTGGCCACCGTCGCGGGCTGGTACGTCACCGAAATCGGCCGCCAGCCCTACATCGTGCAAGGACTGCTGCGCACCGCCGAGGTCGCTTCGTCCACCCCGGCACCGATGATTGCGCTGACGTTGGCCGCCTACATCACGGTCTACTTGGCCTTAATCGTGGCCTACGTGGGTGTCATCGCGCACATGGCCGGCAAACCCATCGACGCCCCTGTGCGTTACGCCAGCACACAGCCTCAACCGACCGTGGAGGTTCGCGGATGAGCTTCGACGATACCTTGCCCCTCATATTCATGGCCGTCATGGGCCTGGCCATGCTGGCCTACGTGGTGCTCGACGGCTTCGACCTCGGCGTGGGCATGCTGCTGCATCGCGCCACGCCGCAGCAACAAGACGTGATGGTCTCCTCCATCGGCCCGTTCTGGGACGCCAACGAAACGTGGCTGGTGCTGGGGGTCGGCATCCTGTTGATCGCCTTCCCCAAGGCGCACGGCATCGTGCTCACCGCGCTGTATCTGCCGGTGGCGGTCATGCTCATCGGGTTGATTTTGCGCGGCGTCGCGTTTGACTTTCGCGTCAAAGCCCACGACGAACACAAACCGTTGTGGAACCGCGCGTTCTTTGTGGGTTCGTTGATGGCCTCGCTGGCCCAGGGATGGATGCTGGGCCGCTACATCACCGGATTTGCCGAGGGCTGGGCCTACACGGTCTTTGCGGCAGCCATCGCGCTGGCATTGGCCGCCGCTTACGTCCTGCTGGGGGCAACGTGGCTGGTCATGAAAACCGAAGGCCCCCTGCAAGCCCGCGCCGCTGGCTGGGCGCGCCTGGCGTGGCTGCCGGTGGTGATGGGGATGATGTTGATCTCGCTGGCCACCCCCATCGTGAGCGAGACGGTGCGCGCACGCTGGTTCACCATGCCTGTGTTCATCGCGTTGCTGCCCATTCCCTTGGTGACCGCTGCCGGACTCATCACGCTGCGGGTTTTGCTGAACTCACCGCGCATCTTGGGCCGCCTGTGTTGGGTGCCGTTTGCGCTGGTTGTCGCGGTCTTCGTGCTGGGCTTCTTCGGCCTCGCGTACAGCCTCTATCCCTACGTGGTGATGGATCGGCTCACCATCTGGGAAGCGGCCAGCGCACCGGCTTCGCTCAAGGTCATCCTCCTGGGCACGGTGGTGACAGTGCCCGCCATCATCGGCTACACGGTGTTCGCGTATCGGGTCTTTTGGGGCAAAACGCGCGAGCTCAGCTACGCATAGCACGCGCGGCGGCGGGGCTCAGAGCGGTGCCACCGCGGGTGCCGATGCGGGATGGCCAAGGACATCGATCCCTGCGCTGGTGGGATGCGTGGCGCTGCGGCGGCTCAACACCCGCGCCCACGCGCGCTCGTGGAAGAAGTACGCGACCGCCTGCACGGTGGGCTCCAGCAGCGACAGCGTCAGCGCCGCCCACAGGTTGCCGGTGACGGCGTACGCCACCGCCGCGGCCACCGTGACGTGCATCACGTAGTAGGTGCCGGTTTTCATCAGCGCCCAGCGGTGGGCGTGTGCGATGCGACGAAGACGGGCCATGGAACGCTCCTTATGAACTGACGGGACAGTGCCATGGTAGGGTCGATCAACGCTTTTTGCGATCGATATTTAGAAACTGATTGATAGACATTATTTCGACCGGTGTCTTGGGCGTCGTCAGGCGCTCCCCGCGGGCAGCAGTCGGCCGTCGCGCAGGTCGATGCGCCGGTCGCAACGCGCCGCGAGCCCCGGATCGTGCGTGACGATCAGGAAGGCCGTGCCCTCCTCGCGGTTGAGCTCGCGCAGCAGGCCGAACACCTCCTGCGCCGTTTGGGTGTCGAGGTTGCCGGTCGGCTCGTCGGCCAGCACCAGGCGCGGCCGGTTCATCAGCGCGCGCACGATGGCCACGCGCTGCTGCTGCCCGCCCGAGAGCTGCACCGGCCGCTTGTGAGCGTGGTCGGCCAACCCCGTGCGCGCCAGCAGCGCGCGGGCGCGCTGGCGGTCGTCGGCGGTGATGCGCCCGCGTCCCGCGAGCACCGGCATCAGCACGTTCTCCTCGGCGCTGAAGGCGGGCAACAGATGGTGAAACTGGAACACGAACCCGAGGTAGCGGTTGCGCAGCGCGGTGCGGGCCGCGTCCGACGCGGCGTGCACCGGCTCGCCGGCGAGCCAGACCTCCCCGTCGGTGGGCGTCTCCAGCAGACCCATGATGTTGAGCAGCGTGGATTTGCCGGAACCGGACGGGCCGACCAGGGCAACGAACTCGCCCGCGGCCAGCGCCAGGTCGATGCCGTGCAGCACCTCCACCACCGGCGAAGCGCCGCCGCCGTAGCGCTTGCGCACGCCTTGTAGGCGCAGCACCTCAGCCACGGATCGCCTCCACGGGGTCCAGCCGTGCCGCGCGCATCGCCGGCAGCCACGCCGCCAGCACCCCCACCGCCGTCGCGAGCACCGCGGTGGACACGAACAGGTTCACCTCCAGCACCATCGGGAAGAGCGGGCTGCCGTCGGCGTTGCGGGCGATACGGGTGAAGCCGACCGCCAGCGCCGCGCCCAGCCCGGCGCCCAGCAGCGACCCCACCAGCCCGACGATGCCCCCTGCAGCAGGAACACGCCGAGGATGCGGTGCCGGGGCGTGCCCATCGCGCGCAGGATGCCGATCTCGCGCTGGCGCTGCACCACCGACACCACCAGCACGCTGGCGATGCCCAGCGCCACCGCGATCGTGACGAAGACCCGGATCATCAGGCTCGAGGCGCTCTGGCTGCGCAAGGCGGTGACGAGTTGCCCGTTGGCCGCCTGCCAGCTGTCGGCCTGCAGGGCCGTGGCGCGCTGCAGATCGGCGGCCAGCCTCTGCGCCGCGAAGAGGTCGCGCACGCGCACGGCGATTTCGGTCACGCCCAGCCCCAGCCCGAGCAGGCTTTGCGCATCGCGCAGCGGCAGCAGCACGCGCCGGCGGTTGAGGTCCTGGATGCCGTAGTCCATCAGGCCCGCCACGCGCACCGACAGGGTCTCGCCGGTGGCCGACTGCAGCCGCAGCCGGCTGCCGGGCGTCAGGCCCAGATCCGCGGCGAGTTCGGTGCCGATCAGCGCCTCGCCCGTCTGCAGCGACAGCGCGCCGGCGCGCCGCTTGTCGTCCAGGCGGATCACGGCCTGGTAGTCGTCCAGCGCCACCCCGAGCAGCACGACGGCCTTGCGCACGCCGCCCTGCTGCGCGACACCCGGGCCGCTGACCACCGCCGCTGCTGCGGCCACACCAGGCCACGCGCGCACCGTCTGCAACACCGGGGCCACGTCGGTGATCGTCTCCTCGCGCTGCGTGCGCTTGCGCACATCCGCCAGGGTCACAACGCCGTCCTGGTCCTGCAGCACGCGGGTGTTGACCCGCTCGGACGGGCGCAGCACGACGTGCGCCTGCGCGGAGAGCGTGCGCTCGATGATGTTGGCCTGCAGCCCGTTGACGATCGCGGTGATGTAGACGATCACCGCCACCCCGATGGCCACGCCGCCGACGATCAGCCACGACTGGAAGCGCCCCTCGCGCAGCAGCCGCCAGGCGACGACCCAGACGAACCTCATCGGCGGACCTCGACGCGCGCGCCGTCGTCCAGCGCCGGGGCCGGGTCGATCACCTCCACGCCGGCAGCGAGCCCGCGCCGCACCGGCAGCCAGCCGTCGACCGCGGGGTCGGTCTCCACCGCCACCCAGCGCACCCGCCCCGCCACCACCGTCGCCACACGGCCGTCACGCAGCGCTGAGAGCGGCAGCAGCAGCCGCGGTTGCGGCGCGTCCGTGACGACCTCGGCCGACACGGTCATGCCGGGCAACAGCCTTACCCCGCCCGCGGCGGCGTCGGCCAGCGCCAGCTCCACCTCCACCGTGCCGCGCACGCCGTCGACCTGGGTGTCGATGCGCTGCACCCGCGCCGCGAGCGGCGCGTCGGGCCACGCATCGGCGCGCACCGCGGCCGTTTGGCCCACCGCGACGCGGGCCACGTCTCGCTCGTCCAGATCGAGCAGCACGCGCGCCGGCCCCGCCCAGGCAAAGCGCGCCACCGCCTTGCCCGCCGTCACCGCGTCGCCCACCTCGACCAGCCGCGTCAGCACGACGCCTTCGGCGGGCGCCCGCACGGCGACTTGCTGCCGACGGGCGCGTGCCTGCTGCACCGCCGCCTCCGTCTGCTCGACGCGGCGCCGAGCGGCGTCGTACGTACGCTCCGCCGCCTCCAGCGCCGCCGGGCTCAGAAAGCCCTGCGCCTGCAGCGCGCGCTGGCGTTGCCACTGCCGATGCGCATCGGCGAGCTGGCCGCGCGCGTCGGCCAGCTGCGCCTCGGCCTGCGCCAGCGCCGCCTGCGACTCGTCGGGCTCCAGCGCCACCAGCACCGCACCAGCCCGCACCGTCTCCCCCTCGGCCACGGGAGTGGCGACCACGCGCCCCGTGACGGTGCTCGCCAGCGTGGACTCGCGCGCCGGGGCGACGCGCCCGGTCACCACCAACGACCGCTGCACGGGGCGCTCGGTCAGCACCACGGTGTGCACCGGCGTCGCCCGCGCGAACCACCACCCAGCGGCCGCCAGCGCCACGAGCGCGACCGCCGCGGCCGCCAGCCATCGTTTGTGTGTCGTCATGTGTTTGATTGTGCCGCGGTGCCGCATTCCCGCGGGCCGCCGTCACCCGCGATCCGCCCGCGGCTCAGACCCCGGGGCCAGCGTCACCCACGGCAGATCGTGGGTCCGCGCGAGCGCGTCGAGCGTGGCGCGGCTGCGGGTGGCGAACCACGCGGCCAGCGCCGCGGCTGTGGCGGGCTGAAGGCACGCCTCGGGCGTGAGGGCGCCGAGGCCCGTGACCTCCCCCAGGCGGCGCGCAAAGTGCGGCTCCAGCGCCGCGACCGCCACGCGCCCGTCCGCACACGCGTAGACGCGATACCCCGCGTGCGCCCCGCCCAGCAGCGCGCCGGGGGCCGTCAGGCCCCAGGTGCGCGGCAGCGCCAGCCACGCGGCGCCATCGGCCAGCGCCACGTCGCGCACCACGCCGCGGCCCGTCTGCTCGCGCTGGCGAAGCACCAGCAGCACCGCCTCGACCGCCAGCAGCGCGCCGGCCATGTCGGCCAGCAGGCTGGGCGGCAGCGCCACCCCGTCCACCAGACCTGCTTCGGCCTGGTAGGTCAGGTCGTGTCCCGCCTCCTCGGCGCGCGCACCGGCGGCCCCGACGATGCGCACCAGCGACAGCCGCGGCCAGCGCGCCTGCACCGTGGCAGCGTCCAGCCCCAGTTTGGCCAGCGCCGATGGGCGAAACGAGGTCAACAGCACGTCGGCGTGGGCGAGCAGCCGTTGCAGCCGCCGCTGCCCGGCAGGGGTTTTGAGGTCAATCGCGACGGTGCGCACCCCACGGTGCAGCTGCCCATACGCCGCGGGGCAGTAGCCGCGCATCGGATCGCCGCTCGGCGGATCGACCTTCGTGCAGCGCGCGCCGAGCGCGCGCAGGCGCATCACCGCGGCCGGGCCCGGCAGGTTCAGGGCCAGCGTGACGACGTGCACGCCGGCCAGCGGCCGTGTCGTACCGGGTGAGGAATCAGGGCGGGCCGTCATGGCCGCACTCTAGCAAAGCTGGCAGCGGTCACGGATGCGACACACGGCGGCGTAAGATACCCCCCAAAACCCCATACCACGAGAGGAGACCACATGCCCCTGCGTGCCACCAAGATCGTCGCCACCCTCGGTCCCGCCTCCGACGGCCTGGACACGATCGAGGCCATGATCCGCGCCGGCGTCGACGTCGTGCGGCTGAATTTTTCGCACGGCAGCGCCGACGACCACCGCCAGCGCGCCGAGCGGGTGCGCATCGCGGCGCAGCGCGTGGGCAAAGAAGTGGCGATCATGGCCGACCTACAGGGGCCCAAGATCCGCGTCGGCAAGTTCGCGCACGGCAAGGTGACGCTGGTGGAGGGCGCGGCGTTCACGCTGGATGCGGCGCGCAGCGAACCCGGTGACGAGCACGCCGTCGGGCTGGACTACAAGGAGCTGCCGCGCGATGTCGTGCCGGGCGACGTGCTGCTGCTCAACGACGGCTTGATCGAGCTGGAGGTGGTGCGCGTGGAGGGAGCCGCCGTGCACACGCGGGTCGTGGTCGGTGGCGAGTTGTCCAACCACAAGGGCATCAACAAGCGCGGCGGCGGCCTGACCGCGCCGGCGCTCACCCCCAAGGACATGGCCGACATCGCCACCGCGATGGCGCTGCGGGCGGACTACGTGGCGGTGAGTTTTCCGAAGAACGCCGACGACATGCGGCTGGCACGCCGGCTGTGTGAGGAGGCCGCGGTCGATGACCACCGTCCCGGGCTGATCGCCAAGATCGAGCGTGCCGAAGCCATCCCCGAGCTGGAGTCGATCCTGCAAGTCAGCGAGGGCATCATGGTCGCGCGCGGGGACCTGGCGGTGGAAGTGGGCAACGCGGCCGTGCCCGCGTTGCAAAAACGCATGATCGCGCTGGCGCGCGCGCACGACCGGCTGGTGATCACCGCGACGCAGATGATGGAGAGCATGATCCACGCGCCGGTGCCCACGCGCGCCGAGGTCAGCGATGTGGCCAACGCGGTGCTCGATGGCACCGACGCCGTGATGCTCAGCGCCGAAACCGCCGCCGGCAAATACCCGCTGCAGACGGTGCAGGAAATGGCGCGCATCTGCCTGGCCGCCGAGCAGGCCTACCAGGACAGCATCGACCACAACTTCGTCGGCAAGACCTTCGAGCGCATCGACCAGTCAATCGCGCTGGGGGCACTCTTCATCGCGGCGCACCTGCACGCGCGCGCCATCGTGGCGCTGACCGAATCCGGCTCCACCCCGCTGTGGATGAGTCGGCACACGGTGGACATCCCGATCTTCGCGCTGACCTCGCGCCTGGGAACGGCGCGGCGGCTGGCGCTGTACCGCAACGTGCACGCGCTGCGCGTGACCGGGGGCAGCGCCGACCGCGACACCGCGCTGCTGCAAGCCGAGCAGCAGCTCAAGGCGCGCGGCCGGCTGCAAAGCGGCGACCGCTACGTCATCACCGCGGGCGAACCGATGGGCACGCCCGGCGGCACCAACATGCTCAAGGTCG
This region of Tepidimonas taiwanensis genomic DNA includes:
- a CDS encoding CoA transferase; this translates as MTARPDSSPGTTRPLAGVHVVTLALNLPGPAAVMRLRALGARCTKVDPPSGDPMRGYCPAAYGQLHRGVRTVAIDLKTPAGQRRLQRLLAHADVLLTSFRPSALAKLGLDAATVQARWPRLSLVRIVGAAGARAEEAGHDLTYQAEAGLVDGVALPPSLLADMAGALLAVEAVLLVLRQREQTGRGVVRDVALADGAAWLALPRTWGLTAPGALLGGAHAGYRVYACADGRVAVAALEPHFARRLGEVTGLGALTPEACLQPATAAALAAWFATRSRATLDALARTHDLPWVTLAPGSEPRADRG
- a CDS encoding efflux RND transporter periplasmic adaptor subunit gives rise to the protein MTTHKRWLAAAAVALVALAAAGWWFARATPVHTVVLTERPVQRSLVVTGRVAPARESTLASTVTGRVVATPVAEGETVRAGAVLVALEPDESQAALAQAEAQLADARGQLADAHRQWQRQRALQAQGFLSPAALEAAERTYDAARRRVEQTEAAVQQARARRQQVAVRAPAEGVVLTRLVEVGDAVTAGKAVARFAWAGPARVLLDLDERDVARVAVGQTAAVRADAWPDAPLAARVQRIDTQVDGVRGTVEVELALADAAAGGVRLLPGMTVSAEVVTDAPQPRLLLPLSALRDGRVATVVAGRVRWVAVETDPAVDGWLPVRRGLAAGVEVIDPAPALDDGARVEVRR
- the pyk gene encoding pyruvate kinase, with protein sequence MPLRATKIVATLGPASDGLDTIEAMIRAGVDVVRLNFSHGSADDHRQRAERVRIAAQRVGKEVAIMADLQGPKIRVGKFAHGKVTLVEGAAFTLDAARSEPGDEHAVGLDYKELPRDVVPGDVLLLNDGLIELEVVRVEGAAVHTRVVVGGELSNHKGINKRGGGLTAPALTPKDMADIATAMALRADYVAVSFPKNADDMRLARRLCEEAAVDDHRPGLIAKIERAEAIPELESILQVSEGIMVARGDLAVEVGNAAVPALQKRMIALARAHDRLVITATQMMESMIHAPVPTRAEVSDVANAVLDGTDAVMLSAETAAGKYPLQTVQEMARICLAAEQAYQDSIDHNFVGKTFERIDQSIALGALFIAAHLHARAIVALTESGSTPLWMSRHTVDIPIFALTSRLGTARRLALYRNVHALRVTGGSADRDTALLQAEQQLKARGRLQSGDRYVITAGEPMGTPGGTNMLKVGQVA